The stretch of DNA AGCTGTTGGTTCTGTCTATAGAGAGAAGTGGAGAAGGATCTCTAAACTTGTATGTGATTGATTATTTTCTTACTGGTTATTTCTTTCGCTTTTTGCAGATTGCAAAACTTCAAGATGATAACAGAGCGCTTGATCGTCTAACTAAATCAAAAGAAGCAGCTTTACTTGAAGCCGAAAGGACTGTTCAGGTTGCATTGGCCAAAGCGTCCATGGTGGATGATCTCCAAAATAAAAACCAGGAGTTGATGAAGCAGATAGAAATTTGTCAGGTATTCCGATCATTTTTTATGTTTCCTGTTCTCTGGTCCATATATTTTTGGCTTAGTCTGTTTAACCGTATAATGAAGAAAGTCACTTGTTTACAATTTGTCTATGGtaggaagaaaacaaaattttggacaaaatgcATCGCCAAAAGGTTGCAGAGGTTGAAAAGCTTACACAAACTGTAAAGGAGCTGGAAGAGGCTGTTCTTGCTGGTGGTGCTGCTGCAAATGCAGTTCGGGATTATCAACGGAAAGTTCAGGAGATGAATGTAATGCCTGGATTTTATATGTCCAAGTTTGCTTGGTTCCTTTTTGTTGGTATTGTCCTAAATCTCTTCTtgaaatgaatgatttgtgtTTATGTTCCTTAGGAGGAAAGAAAAACTCTTGATCGAGAACTGGCACGTGCAAAAGTAACCGCTAATAGAGTGGCCACAGTTGTAGCAAACGAGTGGAAAGATGCTAATGACAAAGTGATGCCTGTGAAACAATGGCTTGAAGAGAGGAGATTCTTGCAGGTTTTTGCAGACGGTTTCTCCCATTGAATAAAACTACAAGATGTTGCCTTAATACTTTCTATTCATTGTGGACTTTATTTCTTCCAGGGAGAAATGCAGCAACTTCGTGACAAGCTTGCTATAACCGAGCGAGCTGCAAAATCCGAAGCACAATTGAAAGTAATAATCTGATTGTGACGTCACCATTCTGTTATTTATGACGTTGCTGTTGGTTTCGAAATTAGAGCTTTTGTTTGATTTTCCAGGAGAAATATCAATTGCGGCTTAGAGTTCTAGAAGAGAACTTGAGAGGATCTTCTAACAGCTTTAGTCGCAGTACATCAGTTGGAAGAAGCACGAGCAATGGGCCTTCCAGGCGTCAGTCACTTGGTGGAGCTGAGAACTTCTCAAAGATTTCATCCAATGGGTTTTTACCCAAGAGATCACCGAGCTCTCAATTGAGATCCTCTTTGTCTTCTAGTACTGTGTTGAAGCATGCGAAAGGAACATCTAAGTCATTTGATGGAGGCACGAGATCATTAGACAGGGCTAAAGTGCTTTTAAATGGAGCAGCCTCAAATGTTTCAGTAAACCATCCTTCTGAGGGGATCAAGGAGAGTGAGTCAACGAGTAGTGAAAAATTGAATGATTTCCAGCCAGTAGACACTGAGGACAATGTTCCAGGAGTTTTGTACGATTTGCTGCAGAAAGAGGTCATAGCATTGAGGAAAGCTGGTCACGAGAAAGATCAAAGCCTTAAAGATAAAGATGATGCGATTGAGGTAGATGCATTTGCTCTTTCAAGCCAATACCatttttaatttatcattccAGATAAATACTGTAGTAATCCTTGTATCTTTCAGATGCTTGCTAAGAAGGTCGAAACATTGACAAAGGCAATGGAAGTTGAGGCTAAAAAGATGAGAAGAGAAGTTGCGGCTATGGAGAAAGAGGTTGCTGCCATGCGTGTGGAGAAAGAACATGAGAATAAGGCCAGGCGGTTCGCTAACTCCAAGGGACCGGCTGCTCAGCTGCTTACTGGAAGGTGCTTTTATTGTTTATATTGTTGTTTAGATTTTTATACTCTTCATTTTCCTTTAGGTAGAAgtattaggagtcagattgcattttacacattttactcaaaaatgggcaaattagctcttgtatgttagatcaaaaagcaaactggtcctattaaaaattctatcaatttttactgttaaaaactggtcgTTGTAAGTTAGCATAAGGTACACATGGCATGTCACATGTCCCACcgatttttaacaatacaaatggataaaatttttaccAGAAAGGACCAATTTGTTCTTTGATATAACATACCAAggattaatttacccattttttgagtagaggggaCAAAAGGCAATTTGATTCATTGTACAGGGGCTTCCATGGTACTTTAACCTTTTCCTTTAGTACTATAAGTTAAAATTAATCTCCCTAGTTTGTCGCATTTGCCTCTTATAAATTGCGGAGTTAGCAGCCATGGTATGACCCTATTTAacttctcttcatttttctttaattacttATGCCCGACATCCGTGTTAGATACATATCCAGATGCTGGTATGAGGATATGACCTCCAAGAACATATGAAGCCTATCTTAGTAAAAGATACTGGACTCTGTAACCTTGTTGGCTGTTACCCATTATGTTGCTTTGGACTAAATGTATATGCCGATCACGTTATATAGGTTTCCCGGGGATTGTAACACACTTTTGGATAGTATACTTTTAAGACCACTGATGAGCCTTAGAATCAGTTACATGTTGATCTTGGGATTCATTTAAATTTGGTACTTCAAGTCATTTCGTACTTGTGTATTAGTGTTGGATACGAGTATGTATCTAACATAGGTATATTcaattttttccaaattttttcatGCATATGGTCATACGCAGTACTTGCTCTAATATTTGTCGGATACAGCTTCAAGTTGTAGTGATCAGTTCTAATGGATCCACTGGTCGTTTCTTTTCAAATTTCTGCCTAATTGATTTCTGATGACTTGCCGAGCCTAGAGTCAAGGCCTATAATATATGAATGTCACCATGCTAGTTTAGTTTTCATTGATTACATATTGATACTCGATATAGCTAACCAAATTCTCAAATTTATGCAGAAATACGTCTCGTAGTGGGTTAACACGCAGCACTCAATGACAATAAATTTTAATCAAAGCATCAACTACAAGGAGTAATGTCGCATAAGTCTCCTGGATCCTTccttttactttttataattttttacctCCTTTGGTGATTGATTATAAAGATATTATAACTTGCATGCTGATGAACCTGCGTTCATTAAAATTGACTAATAGATGAAATCCAGGGAAAAAAGGGTAAAATTCGGATGAAGAAGACATCGATTTGGTATGCTTCTAACAAACTGCTTATTCCACTTTTTAGAGATTTAGGAAAAAGGAAACTATTGACTATGGGCTAACATTATGTTAGGTTTTCATGCGTGGCCAGTGATTGTGTGGTTGTATAGgtagtttcttttttttccccGGAATTTCTGCCGTTGTCCCATTTTTCGTTTTTTGCATTTCATATTTGTAATCTGCAACTAGTGTGATTTGTCTTTCAAGTTTGTTAATATTCTTGTATTGAGATCTGTTTGGTTGTGTTATTCATTAATAGTTGCTTATAGATCTGGAATGAtcgtttttgttttttctttggaTGTTGGGTACTGTTTTTAAGGGTGAGGTTTTGTTTGGTTCggtcttaaaattttaaaatcccaACAAATTTTGGAGAACCGATCGAAGTATAAGTGAGAAATCGAACTAATCTAATTAGAATTAATCAGTTCGGTCTGACCAGGTTTTTCGGTTTCTCATTCATTGTGAGGCTGGATAATGATACCATTCTAGAAATCATTTTACTATTTAAGTGTTGGTCAATGATGTTTGAACCAGACAATATCGGCTGGTTGGATTGGGAGCCAGCGGGGGTTACTGGTCCGAAGAATGGCTTTAATTCGGTTAGACCGGTAACTGGCACGGATCGATTGAATTGACAGTTGAAttggggtttttattttttaatttttaacgatttttcaATCAAACAGGTCGGATTGGTGAATTGGTGGCTGAATTGGTTCGGTTTAAAGGACATTAGTGTTGGTTTGTTTAGTTATTcgatttagaaataaataaataaataactaaaaaacaACCACATAATTACGTCCAATTTAAAATACATGTCAATAAGCATTCTTGATGAAAATTGATGTCGGAGACTGAGTGCTCAGATTTAAGTCTCTCATTTTGTATAAATATTGAGGTCTTTCAATATGTCGGTTTTGTCCAATGTTATTATGGTCTAGGTAAGTCGGAATTGAgtcatgttttaaatgtttatttttatacttatacTCCCTCAATAAAAAAGAACTACCTTATCAAATAAGGTGAAAGTCTAagaaatttctattttagtctttgtattattaaatagatataattattcattgtgttattaaataaatttaaattgaaatagagttaatatttgctgtttaaaataatatcatttatttattttttttatagttttgtaaatgaaatttttgttttttttaattgaattggagttgaatttctttttatattacaaatgttaattttgataccatttagatttatttgattggttttaatagtataaagaataaattgatttatttaataatagaggTATTGGATAAAAtctaatttaaacaaattaaattgatagattgaATGAACatcttaaaatcaaatttttttaattgaataaaagttGAAACTGAGCAAACTAACATTATAAATTGActagattttcaaattttttggattattattttcttgattttcctGCTAGGTAGAAGCTAAGCGGGACTTGAAAGATTCCCAATCGAGACCTTTTTCAATGTATTGTATGTTGGAAGGATCAAAAGGACCTTTGATTCTATCAATGGAGTTTATCACTGCTCTTTTTGGTATTACACTCTTTGATGGATCTGGTGATGTCCCATAGCTCAAACACGATGAAAACCCCTGCAATAATGGCAAATTTATAGAGGAATTAActatatgaaatatatttaaaacatatggaTTAGGGTTTATgcatcaaaaaaaaaaactttaattggTTAAAGTACCATGACAAATTTTTGTATTAGaagttaatattttattctttttactcAAAAAGTTAATATTAGAagttaatatatttaaaacatcTTTTGAATGTTAAATCAAAGAATAATCAATCTTTTATATGGTTGATGGTATAATCAGATCAATCTTTTATATGGTTGATGGTATAATAAGATTGTGACACATAGTATCTTACATATGTTTTATATTGACATAACAAGAATTatcttttaacaataaaaaataatgaaatttttaatagaagtatcaatttacttttttttatctaacatacatgaattaatttatttatatttttaataaaagggtAAAATGCATGGATTTTCATGATGCTTTTACCACTTAATCTTGatatatttttccattttgaTAACTATAATTTTTCATCCCATTTTAGAATTTTAACAATCATTTTCATCCCAACACCAATAAGAATGTGAAATGTGGCATACTTTTACCGGATGCtagtaatgaaaaaaaattaagtactaaaaGGAGAAAAAGTATAATTTAAGAGTCAAATCatgatttaagaaaaaaattaggaTACTTTAATATCAATTAGAATGTATTGAGATTTAAGACTAATTTAAAATCTACATTATAATTTAGGGACGTATATTGCAATTAATCctcaaaaaacaaaaacaattataatttcataaacaGACCTTGAAAATAAGAACCTCAACTTGTTGTTCATCCACAAATGCATGAACAATAAGAGCTTCTTCTCTAGCGGATTGGCTATAAATTTCGAGCATTGCGATCTCTTTGTTATACCCATTTGctttttcttcttcatcatcatcgtTTTCATATCTGATTCTTCTTCTTGCAGCAGCACAAGAAATGCGGTGAGCTCTTCGATAATTGCAGAACTTAAAAGCTTTAACGGCGACGACAATGGCGGAACGATTGGTTTTTAAGGAGTTTATTTCCTTGCGGAAAATGGGTATCATTGGAGGTGTGAGAATTGTGTAGCCCATGTTCATATATGTTTCGGCCATGGTTGAATTTGAACTAGTGTTCTTCTTCACCTTTGGGAATTGGATAGTTTAAAAAGATAAGGTGGTGGCACTATCACAGTTTTAACGTGGATGGTGAGAATATCATAGCCCACGTGCCCTTGAATCTGTTTTTTAAAGGGTTAATTTCACTAAATGTTCTCAAATAATCAAAATATCCTATttgagtcattaaaatattaatatcgtATCAATCAGTCTAACCATTAATTTTGACCACGCAGAAGCGAAGATAGAAAAATTTTCGGGATCGGATTAAGTTGCATATTTTTAtgagaattaaaataaaagttcaatttttaataatttatatatttataattctaaaatattaaataaaaattttgtaaaacttCAAGAGTCAAAAGTGAGATTTTATATTTTAGGGGGTCAGGACTCTTGCCAATGACACCGCTCCGCATTGAAGGTTAATGAGCATATTAAAATTAGGTTAAGATATGCCATaagttatttacttttttttaggaatttggtactctatttattttagttttcaaaattcagattaattgtttaatttaaaatattttaaagtttaatataaaatttggtatttaattaatataataatgaattttaaaaatttaattaaaatattttaaagtttaatttagaCCAAGGGCGAATCTGGGGGCTGGGACTCCGTTTATTTtggtcctttaaattttttaaaatttaaattagtaaagataaaattatactttaactccctaaaaatgataaaattttaatttaatcttttaaaagttatatttttaccataataaaaattacaatttaaattcCATACCCTCAAAAAAAAAAGTCCTCAATTCACCCCAGTTTGTGCCATGTTTGAGATGTTTATTATTAAccattttcttaaaatattcatgtttgtatatatatttaaataggtgaaattatgattttggtgTCTCA from Gossypium hirsutum isolate 1008001.06 chromosome D04, Gossypium_hirsutum_v2.1, whole genome shotgun sequence encodes:
- the LOC107911566 gene encoding uncharacterized protein, with the translated sequence MAETYMNMGYTILTPPMIPIFRKEINSLKTNRSAIVVAVKAFKFCNYRRAHRISCAAARRRIRYENDDDEEEKANGYNKEIAMLEIYSQSAREEALIVHAFVDEQQVEVLIFKGFSSCLSYGTSPDPSKSVIPKRAVINSIDRIKGPFDPSNIQYIEKGLDWESFKSRLAST
- the LOC121216005 gene encoding microtubule-associated protein 70-4, encoding MEEVAGEAAEVRTNVRSESPMRMTSATTAGVPPSLTVSASFRESGGKGSSRRRGVRPSFDADNDFVPFLHGSDPVKVELTRLENEVRDKDRELGEAQAEIKALRMSERLREKACEELSDELSKMDEKLKLTESLLESKNLEIKKINDEKKAAMAAQFAAEATLRRVHAAQKDDDMPPIEAILAPLEAELKLSRQEIAKLQDDNRALDRLTKSKEAALLEAERTVQVALAKASMVDDLQNKNQELMKQIEICQEENKILDKMHRQKVAEVEKLTQTVKELEEAVLAGGAAANAVRDYQRKVQEMNEERKTLDRELARAKVTANRVATVVANEWKDANDKVMPVKQWLEERRFLQGEMQQLRDKLAITERAAKSEAQLKEKYQLRLRVLEENLRGSSNSFSRSTSVGRSTSNGPSRRQSLGGAENFSKISSNGFLPKRSPSSQLRSSLSSSTVLKHAKGTSKSFDGGTRSLDRAKVLLNGAASNVSVNHPSEGIKESESTSSEKLNDFQPVDTEDNVPGVLYDLLQKEVIALRKAGHEKDQSLKDKDDAIEMLAKKVETLTKAMEVEAKKMRREVAAMEKEVAAMRVEKEHENKARRFANSKGPAAQLLTGRNTSRSGLTRSTQ